A single Nitrosospira multiformis ATCC 25196 DNA region contains:
- the gatC gene encoding Asp-tRNA(Asn)/Glu-tRNA(Gln) amidotransferase subunit GatC: MSLSLDDVKRVANLARIEISEDEARKALIQLSGIFGLIEQMQAVDVSAITPMSHAQDVMQRLRADGATEIDQRELFQSVAPQVEAGLYLVPKVIE; the protein is encoded by the coding sequence ATGTCTCTGTCTCTGGATGATGTGAAACGTGTTGCAAATCTGGCGCGCATCGAGATCAGCGAAGATGAGGCGCGCAAGGCGTTGATCCAGTTATCAGGCATATTTGGCCTCATCGAGCAGATGCAGGCAGTGGATGTATCGGCGATAACCCCCATGTCGCATGCGCAGGATGTAATGCAGCGTCTGCGAGCAGATGGCGCCACGGAAATCGATCAGCGCGAGCTGTTCCAGTCGGTAGCTCCCCAGGTAGAAGCGGGACTTTATCTGGTGCCTAAAGTCATCGAGTAG
- the gatA gene encoding Asp-tRNA(Asn)/Glu-tRNA(Gln) amidotransferase subunit GatA: MLNASLKQLSAMLAARKISSVELTSEFLKRSRALNPEYNAFITLDERTSLAQAQAADILIGSGRGQPLTGVPIAQKDIFCTKGWLTTCGSKMLSNFISPYDAHVIGRFNAVGAVNIGKTNMDEFAMGSSNETSFYGPVKNPWDTAAVPGGSSGGSACAVAARMAPAATGTDTGGSIRQPAALCGISGLKPTYGLVSRYGMIAFASSLDQGGPMAKSAEDLGLMLNVMAGFDARDSTSLEREPEDYTRDLEKPLDGLRIGLPKEYFVKEIAEDVARAVEAAIGQYRKLGAETVEVSLPNTKLSVPVYYVLAPAEASSNLSRFDGVRYGYRAPDYLDLNDMYRKTRAQGFGSEVKRRILIGTYVLSHGYYDAYYIQAQKLRRLMAQDFAEAFKECDIIMGPTSPTVAFDLGERSSDPVQMYLSDAYTIAVNLAGLPAMSIPVGFGHKNRPVGLHIIGNYFAEAQMLNVAHQYQLESDWHTRMPKE, translated from the coding sequence ATGTTGAATGCCAGCCTCAAGCAACTTTCCGCGATGCTTGCCGCAAGGAAAATTTCCAGCGTTGAGTTGACTAGTGAATTTCTCAAGCGTTCCCGAGCGCTTAATCCCGAATACAACGCCTTCATCACTCTCGATGAAAGGACGAGCCTCGCGCAGGCGCAGGCTGCGGACATCTTGATCGGATCCGGGCGCGGGCAGCCCCTGACCGGCGTTCCCATTGCACAAAAGGATATCTTCTGTACCAAGGGCTGGCTCACTACCTGCGGATCGAAAATGCTGTCGAATTTCATCTCGCCCTATGACGCCCACGTGATCGGGCGCTTCAATGCCGTGGGCGCAGTCAATATTGGTAAAACCAATATGGACGAATTCGCCATGGGTTCCAGCAATGAAACCTCCTTTTACGGGCCGGTAAAAAATCCCTGGGATACCGCAGCCGTGCCAGGGGGAAGCTCCGGCGGTTCCGCCTGCGCGGTGGCAGCACGTATGGCGCCTGCGGCGACCGGGACGGACACCGGTGGCTCGATCCGGCAACCGGCGGCGTTATGCGGCATTTCAGGCCTCAAGCCGACATACGGGCTGGTATCGCGCTATGGCATGATCGCCTTCGCATCCAGCCTCGATCAGGGTGGGCCGATGGCTAAATCAGCGGAAGACCTGGGGCTGATGCTCAACGTCATGGCAGGGTTCGATGCCCGCGATTCAACCAGTCTCGAGCGCGAACCGGAAGATTACACACGCGACCTGGAAAAGCCGCTCGACGGTCTGCGCATTGGCCTGCCAAAGGAATATTTCGTCAAGGAAATAGCCGAGGACGTGGCGCGCGCGGTAGAAGCCGCCATTGGCCAGTATCGCAAGCTGGGAGCCGAAACGGTGGAGGTGTCGCTGCCTAATACGAAGCTTTCGGTTCCGGTTTATTACGTGCTTGCCCCCGCCGAAGCTTCGAGCAACCTGTCGCGCTTTGATGGCGTACGCTACGGTTATCGTGCTCCCGATTACCTGGATCTCAACGACATGTATCGGAAAACCCGTGCGCAGGGCTTTGGTTCAGAGGTGAAACGCCGCATCCTGATCGGCACTTATGTGCTGTCGCATGGATATTATGACGCGTACTACATCCAGGCGCAGAAGCTGCGCCGCCTGATGGCACAGGATTTCGCCGAGGCATTCAAGGAGTGCGACATCATCATGGGCCCCACTTCTCCTACAGTGGCATTCGACCTCGGAGAGAGAAGCAGCGACCCGGTTCAGATGTACTTATCCGATGCCTACACTATTGCGGTTAACCTGGCCGGCCTACCCGCGATGTCCATTCCGGTTGGCTTCGGGCATAAAAACAGACCGGTTGGATTGCACATCATCGGCAATTATTTTGCCGAGGCGCAAATGCTGAACGTGGCCCATCAATATCAGCTTGAATCAGATTGGCATACACGAATGCCAAAGGAGTAG
- the gatB gene encoding Asp-tRNA(Asn)/Glu-tRNA(Gln) amidotransferase subunit GatB — MQWETVIGLEVHAQLSTESKIFSGASTAFGAAPNAEACAVDLALPGVLPVLNRGAVERAIRFGLAVGAKINSPSIFARKNYFYPDLPKGYQISQYELPVVEGGHIQLQVVQDGKEQEKTVRLVRAHLEEDAGKSLHEDFHGMSGIDLNRAGTPLLEIVSEPDMRSSAEAVAYAKTLHTLVRWIGICDGNMQEGSFRCDANVSVRPRGSDKLGTRCEIKNLNSFRFLEKAIDYEVRRQVEILEDGGSIQQQTRLFDPEKGETRAMRSKEDAQDYRYFPDPDLLPLEISGNWIEEVKKGLPELPQQIRTRFEHDYGLSMYDALLLTGDRDISEYYEAVVGKLPSDPKLCANWVMGEVSAYLNNEGKSFDVCPLSPAQLAQLLLRIKDGTISGKIAKDVFRQMWAQAGTESISWRNSEGVDEGLADRIIDSQGLRQISDSSALENLVHEVLAANPKSVEEFKAGKEKAFNALMGQVMKAARGKANPAQVNEILRKKLTE; from the coding sequence ATGCAATGGGAAACCGTTATCGGTCTTGAGGTTCATGCCCAGCTCTCGACCGAGTCCAAAATATTCTCCGGGGCTTCCACCGCTTTTGGCGCCGCGCCCAATGCGGAGGCCTGCGCTGTCGATCTTGCGCTGCCCGGTGTGTTGCCGGTATTGAATCGGGGCGCGGTGGAGCGTGCAATCAGGTTTGGCCTGGCAGTGGGAGCAAAAATCAATTCGCCTTCCATTTTTGCCCGCAAGAATTATTTTTATCCGGATCTGCCCAAGGGGTATCAGATCAGTCAATACGAGTTGCCGGTGGTCGAAGGGGGGCACATCCAGCTTCAGGTCGTCCAGGATGGGAAAGAGCAGGAAAAAACCGTGCGCCTCGTGCGGGCGCATCTGGAGGAGGATGCAGGCAAGTCGTTGCACGAGGATTTTCACGGCATGAGCGGTATCGATCTCAATCGCGCCGGCACACCCCTGCTTGAGATCGTTTCCGAACCGGATATGCGCAGCAGCGCCGAAGCCGTGGCATATGCAAAGACATTGCATACGCTCGTCCGCTGGATCGGCATCTGCGATGGCAACATGCAGGAGGGTTCCTTTCGCTGCGATGCTAACGTGTCTGTGCGTCCCCGGGGGTCGGACAAGCTCGGTACCCGCTGTGAAATAAAGAACCTCAACTCGTTCCGTTTTCTCGAGAAGGCGATCGATTACGAGGTCAGGCGGCAGGTCGAAATCCTCGAAGACGGAGGGTCCATACAGCAACAGACGCGCCTCTTCGATCCGGAAAAGGGTGAAACGCGCGCAATGCGAAGCAAGGAAGACGCCCAGGATTACCGCTATTTTCCAGATCCGGATCTGCTGCCGCTCGAGATATCCGGGAACTGGATCGAGGAAGTGAAGAAAGGGTTGCCTGAACTGCCCCAACAAATACGGACACGGTTCGAGCATGACTATGGGCTTTCGATGTACGATGCGCTCTTGCTCACCGGAGACCGTGATATCTCGGAATATTATGAGGCAGTCGTAGGAAAACTTCCTTCCGACCCTAAACTGTGCGCAAACTGGGTAATGGGAGAGGTATCGGCTTATCTCAATAATGAAGGAAAGTCGTTCGATGTTTGTCCGTTATCTCCTGCACAGCTTGCGCAACTTCTTCTGCGCATCAAGGATGGAACCATTTCTGGAAAGATCGCCAAGGATGTGTTCAGACAGATGTGGGCGCAGGCAGGTACGGAGAGCATCTCATGGAGGAATAGCGAGGGAGTGGATGAGGGCCTTGCAGACCGGATTATCGATTCACAAGGACTGAGGCAGATATCCGATTCAAGCGCATTGGAGAATTTGGTACATGAAGTGCTGGCCGCCAACCCGAAATCGGTAGAGGAATTCAAGGCAGGCAAGGAAAAGGCCTTCAACGCCCTGATGGGCCAAGTGATGAAGGCCGCCAGAGGCAAAGCGAATCCAGCGCAGGTGAATGAGATATTGAGGAAGAAGCTGACGGAATAG
- a CDS encoding helix-turn-helix protein, CopG, with translation MTAQYKRVDKMKEELDALRKYRDTLPAVFKFNRQDPARNEEDRMSIRTEPEAINEITVRLGPDIDERLTRLVEEYGHNKQYYLIELARNGIEALEDALEADRVVMLSRLKGEKMIPLEDIMRKYDIQD, from the coding sequence ATGACAGCTCAATATAAAAGGGTGGATAAAATGAAGGAAGAACTCGACGCGTTGCGCAAATATCGGGACACGCTCCCGGCCGTTTTCAAATTCAACCGCCAGGACCCGGCACGAAATGAAGAAGACCGCATGAGCATCCGGACTGAACCCGAAGCAATCAACGAGATCACCGTTCGTCTCGGTCCGGATATCGACGAGCGGCTAACCCGGCTCGTGGAGGAATACGGTCATAACAAGCAATATTATCTGATCGAACTCGCGCGGAACGGCATCGAGGCACTGGAAGATGCGCTTGAAGCTGACCGGGTAGTCATGCTTTCCCGTCTCAAAGGCGAAAAGATGATTCCGCTCGAGGACATCATGAGGAAGTATGACATACAGGATTAG
- a CDS encoding type II toxin-antitoxin system RelE family toxin, whose translation MTYRISFNPAAQRDLDKMDPQARQRLLKYLNGRIVLLEDARCLGEPLLASQFFGYWRYRAGDYRITCDIQDEELHVLIVKGGNRRVCGVG comes from the coding sequence ATGACATACAGGATTAGTTTCAATCCGGCGGCCCAACGGGATCTGGACAAGATGGATCCCCAAGCGCGCCAGCGCCTTCTGAAATACCTGAACGGACGCATCGTACTCCTGGAAGATGCGCGCTGCCTCGGCGAACCCTTGCTTGCTTCTCAATTTTTCGGCTACTGGCGCTACCGTGCCGGAGATTACCGAATCACCTGCGACATCCAGGACGAGGAGTTGCATGTTCTCATCGTGAAAGGGGGCAATCGGCGGGTGTGTGGGGTTGGTTAA
- the msrA gene encoding peptide-methionine (S)-S-oxide reductase MsrA — translation MKRVVAMAAALGIIMGAYAVEKITIPAQATDYVVLGMGCFWGAEKRMGEIPGVVDVESGYAGGDLPGAGYQDILNHERALRTGKTTGRNHAEVVKVVFDPNKVTLETVLAKFWESHDPTQGNRQGNDIGSNYRSAIYYHDANQKAMGLATRTAYQKALDAAGYDRITTEILPLKNYITAEEYHQNYLKKNPDGYCGLGGTGVKYPRAVGKVAPMQVPPISSGTSSASTSPKMGIEPLKSDDLNPVRQLVAFEAEHCEFCERFEKDIMSHWQAEVPIARTLNSNPPSGWALEKPLFAAPTIVLFKNGREVARYTGYNGEKSNFWKWLGFQLLSPEQQKIAFKRGTEPPFTASNLDEKRPGRFVDPVTGATLFYSNSKFESGTGWPSFFEPVEGAVTLHEDNSHGMKRIEVRSASSGIHLGHLFHDGPPPSHKRYCINGNVLKFVADR, via the coding sequence ATGAAAAGGGTTGTAGCGATGGCAGCGGCCTTGGGCATTATTATGGGTGCATATGCAGTGGAGAAAATCACGATACCTGCGCAGGCAACGGATTACGTTGTTCTAGGGATGGGGTGCTTCTGGGGTGCGGAGAAGCGCATGGGAGAAATTCCCGGGGTCGTCGATGTGGAAAGCGGTTATGCAGGCGGTGACCTTCCCGGCGCTGGTTACCAGGACATTTTGAATCATGAAAGAGCGCTTCGCACCGGCAAAACCACAGGACGCAATCATGCGGAAGTGGTCAAGGTGGTTTTCGATCCGAACAAGGTAACGCTGGAAACAGTGCTGGCCAAATTCTGGGAGAGCCATGATCCCACTCAGGGCAATCGCCAGGGGAACGATATCGGCAGTAATTATCGCAGTGCCATCTATTACCATGACGCGAACCAGAAGGCTATGGGACTGGCAACCCGGACTGCTTATCAGAAAGCACTCGATGCCGCGGGCTATGACAGAATCACCACCGAGATCCTGCCGCTCAAGAATTACATCACCGCTGAGGAATATCACCAGAACTATCTGAAAAAGAATCCCGATGGGTATTGCGGTTTGGGTGGTACCGGAGTGAAATACCCCCGGGCAGTCGGGAAAGTTGCACCGATGCAGGTACCCCCCATCTCTTCCGGGACTTCTTCGGCTTCGACATCGCCCAAAATGGGCATCGAGCCCCTGAAGAGCGACGATCTGAATCCTGTCCGGCAGCTGGTGGCGTTCGAGGCCGAGCATTGCGAATTTTGCGAGCGCTTCGAAAAAGACATAATGAGCCACTGGCAAGCGGAAGTGCCGATTGCCAGGACGTTGAACTCGAATCCGCCCAGCGGTTGGGCTCTGGAAAAACCCTTGTTCGCGGCACCCACCATCGTGCTGTTCAAGAACGGCCGGGAAGTTGCGCGCTATACGGGATACAACGGCGAGAAATCCAATTTCTGGAAATGGCTCGGCTTTCAACTGCTGTCGCCCGAGCAGCAGAAAATCGCCTTCAAGCGAGGTACCGAACCTCCTTTTACCGCATCCAATCTGGATGAAAAGCGTCCCGGAAGATTTGTCGACCCTGTCACCGGTGCCACCCTCTTTTACAGCAATAGCAAATTTGAAAGCGGAACGGGGTGGCCCAGTTTCTTTGAACCCGTGGAAGGCGCCGTTACCCTGCACGAAGACAACTCTCACGGCATGAAACGGATTGAAGTACGGAGCGCAAGCTCCGGCATTCATCTCGGCCATCTATTTCATGACGGACCGCCTCCGAGCCACAAGCGCTATTGCATCAATGGAAACGTCCTCAAATTCGTCGCGGACCGATGA